The nucleotide window GCGCTCGCTGCTCTGACCGTGCCTGGCCTCCCACGGCTCGGTACGGCTCCGCGCGGCCCGGCGGGGGTCGCGCGGGGGTCGCGCGGGCACTCCCCGGCTACAGCCCGAGCACGACGAGCGCGGCGACGTCCTGCGGCGGAGCCGGCTGCGACCAGGCGGCGGCGCACGCGGCCCGAAGCCCGTCGAGCGGCTCCCCCTCGCCGGTGAGGCGCAGGCTGCCGTCCTCGACCGAGGCGGCCCAGCCGCCGCACGACCAGGAGCCCGCGCCCGGGTCCGACGGCTTCCCGGCGGGAGGCCCGCCCGCACGCTGCGGCGCGGGATGGGCGACGAGCAGCGAGTCGAGGTCCGCGCCGACGTAGGTGGGCCGTTCGTGCGCTCCGGCCCGCAGCAGCTCCGCGGGCGTCGTCACACCGGTCAGGACGAGCAGGCTGTCGGTGCCCGCGCGCACGGCCCCCTCGATGTCGGTGTCGAGCCGGTCGCCCACGACGAGCGGGCAGGACGCGCCGCTGCGGCGGACGGCCTCGGCGTGCAGCGGCAGCTCGGGCTTGCCGGCCACGACCGGCCGACGCCCGGTGGCCTGCGCGAGGACGCCGACCAAGGTGCCGTTGCCCGGGGCGCGGCCCCGGGGCGTGGGGATCGTCAGATCAAGATTGGACGCCACCCAGGGCAGGCCGCGCGAGAGGGCGAACGCGCCCTCGGCCAGCTGTCGCCAGCCCACGTCGGGGGAGAACCCCTGGACGACGGCGACCGGGTCCTCGTCGACGGAGAAGACCGCGCGCAGGCCGAGTTCCGCGAGGGCGACGACCAGCCCCTCGCCGCCCACGACCAGCACCGCGGAGCCGGGTGGGACCTGCTCGGCGATGAGCCGGGCCGCGGCTTGTGCCGAGGTCACGACCTCGTCGTCCTTGGCGTCCACGCCGAGCGAGCGCAGGTGGTCCCCGACCGCGAGCGGCGTCCGGGAGGCGTTGTTCGTGACGTACGCGAGCCGCATACCGCGTGCGGACGCCGACGCCAGTGCCTCCGGCGCGCGCGGCACGGCGTGCTCGCCCACGTAGACGACCCCGTCGAGGTCGAGGAGCGCGACGTCGTACGCCTGCGCCAACGGCCCGGCGCTGGCGCGCAGCGTCACCTCTGCCTGTCCTGTCAACTCTGCTCCCTCGCCTTGACCGTTGCCTGGGCCTCACGCAAGGCCCGGACGTACTCCGGGCGTCCCGGGCGCATCGCGACCGCCATCGACAGGTGGCTCACCGCTGCCTCGAACTCGCCGAGCCGAAAGCGGGTCAGCCCGAGCCCGAACCGGGCGTAGTCGTTGTCCGGCTCACGCTCGGCCAGCTCGGCGAACTGCTCAACCGCGGCCGGGTAGCGGCGCGCGTCGAACAGCGCCCGGGCGAACGCCTCGCGGATGCTGTTGGACGCGGGCTCCTCGTGGTGGGCGCGCTCGAGCAGCTGGGCGGCCGCCTCCGGGCTGCCCCCCTCGAGCAGCGACATCCCCCGCACGTACCAGTCGTAGACCCCCCCGGCAGGCGGCTGCCCCGTGCCCGGCTCCTGCGGCGGCAGGCCGTTGCTGTCGTCCTCGCTCATCTCACCGCCCTCGCGTCAGCGTGCTTCTCCCGCGGGTGGACCCGCCGTCGACCGTCAGGCCTGCGGCCCCGCACCGACGGCCGACGCGGGCCGCCAGGGTGCCGGCCTCCTGGGAAGGGCCATCTTTTCATGGCGGACGCGGTGGCGGTCGGCGCTCGGTGCGGCGCCGGGCGCGGGGCTAGCCCCGGGCGTCGTCCGGGCCCTGAGCAGGGCTCGGGGCCGCGACGGCGGTGGTCTCGGGACGAGACCGAGCCGTGGCGCGCTCCGCGAGCACGCGTCGCGCCCACTCGACCTCGACCTCTCCCCGGCTCGCCGGGCCGGTCGGCGACCGCCAGAAGCGCCGGCGCAGGGCACCTTCCACCTGCACCACGTCACCGGCGGCCCAAGCCAGCGCACGTCGGCGGACGTCGGCCCGGAAGGCCGAGCAGCACTCCAGCGCGTCCACCGCGGCCCGTGCCCGCCCTCGTGAACGAGGCGGCCGGTCCACGACCAGCCGGACGGTGACCACCAGGTCACCGCTCGGCAGTTCCCGTTCCTGGGCCGAGGCGG belongs to Motilibacter aurantiacus and includes:
- a CDS encoding HAD-IIA family hydrolase, with the translated sequence MTGQAEVTLRASAGPLAQAYDVALLDLDGVVYVGEHAVPRAPEALASASARGMRLAYVTNNASRTPLAVGDHLRSLGVDAKDDEVVTSAQAAARLIAEQVPPGSAVLVVGGEGLVVALAELGLRAVFSVDEDPVAVVQGFSPDVGWRQLAEGAFALSRGLPWVASNLDLTIPTPRGRAPGNGTLVGVLAQATGRRPVVAGKPELPLHAEAVRRSGASCPLVVGDRLDTDIEGAVRAGTDSLLVLTGVTTPAELLRAGAHERPTYVGADLDSLLVAHPAPQRAGGPPAGKPSDPGAGSWSCGGWAASVEDGSLRLTGEGEPLDGLRAACAAAWSQPAPPQDVAALVVLGL
- a CDS encoding single-stranded DNA-binding protein encodes the protein MTTEPGSVAAHRNEVMLVGRLAASAQERELPSGDLVVTVRLVVDRPPRSRGRARAAVDALECCSAFRADVRRRALAWAAGDVVQVEGALRRRFWRSPTGPASRGEVEVEWARRVLAERATARSRPETTAVAAPSPAQGPDDARG
- a CDS encoding tetratricopeptide repeat protein, whose product is MSEDDSNGLPPQEPGTGQPPAGGVYDWYVRGMSLLEGGSPEAAAQLLERAHHEEPASNSIREAFARALFDARRYPAAVEQFAELAEREPDNDYARFGLGLTRFRLGEFEAAVSHLSMAVAMRPGRPEYVRALREAQATVKAREQS